Proteins co-encoded in one Dyella japonica A8 genomic window:
- a CDS encoding type VI secretion system Vgr family protein yields the protein MSDRFDAIAATVAGPFHQHYAIEVPGLATASTLSVQSFKVHESLGEPYRITLSLTSPQTLSRGDLLGKLATFRMRSAERMPRRFAGCITAFSQLKRTPDEVTYGLVIEPQVARLRLTRASRVFQHMTAPAMIDALLRRHRLEGHQFAFRLRRAYAEHAFHLQYQQSDWEYVHLLMEQEGIYCFFEEGEHGDVLVFADDVDHYTYQPTLTLPLRESAGLNAASDAILSLETHARTVQQSFVVADYNPDQAWERLKADANLASKDATTYGESYVYGTGHLDQAQARWQAQLRHEAALAAQVVFAGQSTALALRPGRVTHTDSALPEAPHGMVITAVTHHGARDKPYANDFKAIPADRRFRLPLNPATWPTLTGTLSARVTSPSTYKYAYLTKAGEYVVRLDLDFDPWNPGGESVPLRLAKPFAGKLQTGMHFPALDGDEAVIAFRDGDPNKPYIAAFHHHSQATDLITNQDRWMSRNVIRTQSDNKLQMEDWEGQEHVKLSTEHSGKSQLTLGHMVSGAMVNGQRETRGEGFELRTSAKGAVRAGHGLFVTTDDRPRAQGKQLDMQEAMQQLSAAQAAMERLAEVVRAAQADAADTIAMNHVLQQQLKDLKEAVMLFSASSSIALTTPESIQHSAGKHLTFTAGENADVGVLKKFTVAAGEAISLFAQKMGIKLFAAKGKVTIQAQNDDMSLAALKDLTITSTNGKLILSAKEEVWLGAGGSYIKINSNRIENGTPGDIYEKCAWWGTQKAASQAMPAELKNSLPATPLQLRAFASPASRNAISAGMPYKLFADGALVGTGVIDATGNLPIAHQRATQAYRVELANGHAFHIPVAENFRGDAANGALANQGFHYLEDSPEAGASSVDRAVHRQTYHAVLHPNADKDA from the coding sequence ATGTCTGATCGCTTTGACGCCATCGCCGCCACGGTCGCGGGCCCGTTTCACCAGCACTACGCTATCGAGGTCCCCGGCCTTGCCACGGCGTCGACGTTGTCCGTGCAATCGTTCAAGGTGCACGAATCGCTGGGCGAGCCGTACCGCATCACGCTCAGCCTCACCTCGCCGCAGACGCTGTCGCGAGGCGACCTGCTCGGCAAGCTCGCCACCTTCCGCATGCGCTCCGCTGAACGCATGCCGCGCCGCTTCGCCGGCTGCATCACTGCCTTCAGCCAGCTCAAGCGCACCCCGGACGAGGTGACCTATGGTCTGGTGATCGAGCCGCAGGTCGCACGGCTGCGCCTTACCCGGGCATCACGCGTGTTCCAGCACATGACGGCCCCGGCCATGATCGACGCGCTGCTGCGCCGTCACCGCCTTGAGGGCCATCAGTTCGCGTTCCGGCTCCGCCGTGCGTATGCGGAGCACGCCTTCCATCTGCAGTACCAGCAGAGTGACTGGGAGTACGTGCACCTCCTGATGGAACAGGAAGGCATCTATTGCTTCTTCGAGGAAGGCGAGCATGGCGATGTGCTCGTCTTTGCCGACGACGTCGACCATTACACCTACCAGCCCACCCTCACGCTGCCCCTGCGCGAATCGGCCGGCCTGAACGCCGCCAGCGACGCCATCCTCTCGCTGGAAACGCATGCGCGGACGGTGCAGCAATCCTTCGTCGTCGCGGATTACAACCCGGATCAGGCGTGGGAGCGCCTCAAGGCTGACGCCAACCTGGCCAGCAAGGATGCCACCACCTACGGCGAGTCCTATGTCTACGGCACGGGCCACCTCGATCAGGCCCAGGCCCGTTGGCAGGCACAGCTGCGGCATGAAGCGGCCCTTGCCGCCCAGGTGGTGTTCGCAGGCCAGAGTACCGCGCTGGCCCTGCGGCCCGGCCGCGTCACCCACACGGACAGCGCCCTGCCGGAGGCGCCTCACGGCATGGTGATTACCGCCGTGACCCATCACGGTGCGCGCGATAAGCCGTATGCCAACGACTTCAAGGCCATCCCGGCCGATCGGCGCTTCCGGCTTCCGCTCAACCCAGCAACGTGGCCGACCCTCACCGGCACCCTGTCCGCGCGGGTCACGTCCCCCAGCACCTACAAGTACGCCTATCTGACCAAGGCAGGCGAATACGTCGTGCGCCTCGACCTGGATTTCGACCCGTGGAACCCCGGCGGCGAAAGCGTGCCGCTGCGCCTCGCCAAGCCCTTCGCCGGCAAGCTGCAAACCGGCATGCACTTCCCGGCGCTGGATGGCGACGAAGCCGTCATCGCCTTCCGCGACGGCGACCCCAACAAGCCGTATATCGCCGCCTTCCACCACCACAGCCAAGCCACCGACCTGATCACCAATCAGGACCGCTGGATGTCGCGCAACGTCATCCGCACGCAAAGCGATAACAAGCTGCAGATGGAGGACTGGGAAGGCCAGGAGCACGTCAAGCTCAGTACGGAGCATTCCGGCAAAAGCCAGCTCACGCTGGGCCACATGGTGAGTGGCGCGATGGTCAACGGCCAGCGCGAGACGCGCGGCGAGGGCTTTGAGCTGCGCACCTCCGCCAAGGGCGCGGTGCGGGCGGGCCACGGTCTGTTCGTCACCACCGATGATCGTCCTCGTGCCCAGGGCAAGCAGCTCGACATGCAGGAGGCGATGCAGCAGTTAAGCGCCGCGCAGGCAGCGATGGAACGTCTGGCCGAGGTGGTCCGTGCAGCGCAGGCAGACGCGGCGGACACCATCGCCATGAACCACGTACTGCAACAGCAGCTCAAGGATCTCAAGGAAGCGGTGATGCTGTTCTCCGCGTCATCGTCCATCGCCCTGACCACACCCGAATCCATCCAGCACAGCGCCGGCAAACACCTCACGTTCACCGCGGGTGAGAACGCCGACGTGGGCGTGCTGAAAAAATTCACCGTCGCGGCGGGCGAGGCGATCAGCCTGTTTGCGCAAAAGATGGGCATCAAGCTGTTCGCCGCCAAGGGCAAGGTCACGATCCAGGCCCAGAACGACGACATGAGTCTGGCTGCGCTGAAGGACCTCACCATCACCAGCACCAACGGCAAGCTGATTCTCAGTGCCAAGGAGGAGGTGTGGCTCGGTGCGGGCGGCTCGTACATCAAGATCAACAGCAACCGCATCGAAAACGGCACGCCCGGCGATATCTACGAAAAATGCGCGTGGTGGGGAACGCAGAAGGCGGCCTCGCAAGCCATGCCTGCTGAACTCAAGAACAGCCTTCCGGCCACGCCACTGCAACTGCGTGCCTTCGCCTCGCCGGCATCCCGCAACGCCATTTCCGCCGGCATGCCTTACAAGCTGTTCGCCGATGGTGCGCTGGTAGGAACGGGCGTCATCGACGCGACCGGCAACCTGCCCATCGCACACCAGCGCGCAACGCAGGCGTATCGGGTCGAACTGGCCAACGGTCATGCCTTTCATATCCCCGTCGCGGAGAACTTTCGCGGCGACGCCGCCAACGGCGCGCTAGCCAACCAGGGTTTTCACTACCTCGAAGACTCGCCCGAGGCCGGTGCCTCAAGCGTCGACCGCGCCGTCCATCGGCAGACCTACCACGCCGTGCTCCACCCGAACGCCGACAAGGACGCCTGA
- a CDS encoding nucleotidyltransferase family protein, with protein sequence MPPLGAIKAGLERTTEVLANELAHPTGDTPDWTALEWRLATAAATVHGVGGQRDIYGRWRHTAWVRFLESQREHVALRHQRIAALLERIDAEARGMGLPLVALKGAALHALGVYEPGERPMADIDLLVSEADRERAGAMLERIGYVLGSASWKHHAYKPAEGAPHAGPGEHRDTPVNIELHTRIQERLPVSTVDITHCIYPRAPVPGINPYPSHGALMSHLLLHAAGCICSRSTRLIHLNDISLLATRMMRGEWLALWGDGTTEPPWWALPPLLLVSRYYHGAVPATLLYELERDCPAVLRFASKHLTLTQVSLSELWLHAWPGIEWARSVREVGQYVRNRVRPSAEARQERADMVRTQLWLQESTWVTSSQLHRIVAWLTHPVTRTDTMYAVRAALGQAPAAWA encoded by the coding sequence TTGCCGCCGCTGGGCGCCATCAAGGCCGGGCTTGAGCGCACGACCGAGGTGCTGGCGAACGAACTGGCCCACCCGACCGGCGACACGCCTGACTGGACGGCACTCGAATGGCGCCTGGCCACAGCAGCGGCCACCGTGCATGGCGTCGGCGGGCAACGGGACATCTATGGCCGCTGGCGGCATACCGCCTGGGTGAGGTTTCTGGAAAGCCAGCGCGAACACGTGGCGCTGCGTCACCAGCGTATCGCGGCCCTGCTGGAACGCATCGACGCGGAAGCACGCGGCATGGGCCTGCCGCTGGTCGCGCTCAAGGGAGCGGCCCTGCACGCGCTGGGCGTCTATGAGCCGGGCGAGCGCCCCATGGCCGACATCGACCTGCTGGTGAGCGAGGCCGACCGGGAGCGCGCGGGCGCCATGCTCGAACGCATCGGCTACGTCCTGGGGTCCGCCAGCTGGAAGCACCATGCCTACAAGCCGGCGGAAGGCGCGCCACACGCGGGCCCCGGCGAACACCGCGATACACCGGTCAACATTGAACTGCACACCCGCATCCAGGAACGGCTTCCGGTATCCACGGTGGATATCACCCACTGCATCTATCCCCGGGCGCCGGTACCGGGCATCAACCCCTATCCGTCGCATGGCGCGTTGATGAGCCACCTGCTGCTGCACGCGGCGGGTTGCATCTGCAGCCGCTCGACACGGCTCATCCACCTCAACGACATCTCCCTGCTTGCCACGCGCATGATGCGCGGCGAATGGCTGGCGCTGTGGGGAGACGGCACGACGGAACCGCCCTGGTGGGCGCTGCCGCCGCTGCTGCTGGTGTCGCGCTACTACCACGGCGCGGTGCCGGCCACGCTGCTGTATGAGCTTGAGCGCGACTGTCCCGCCGTGCTGCGGTTCGCATCGAAGCATCTCACCCTGACGCAGGTGTCCTTGTCCGAACTGTGGCTGCATGCCTGGCCGGGCATCGAATGGGCGCGTTCCGTGCGTGAAGTCGGGCAATACGTGCGCAACCGCGTGCGGCCCTCGGCGGAAGCACGACAGGAGCGCGCGGACATGGTGCGCACCCAGCTGTGGCTGCAGGAATCCACCTGGGTCACCTCCAGCCAGCTGCATCGCATCGTCGCCTGGCTGACGCACCCGGTGACGCGCACGGACACCATGTATGCCGTGCGTGCCGCGCTCGGGCAGGCGCCGGCTGCGTGGGCCTGA